The Sardina pilchardus chromosome 19, fSarPil1.1, whole genome shotgun sequence genome window below encodes:
- the hhla2b.2 gene encoding CD276 antigen isoform X1 — MCYMAGTYVILVVLLSILKTTEGKVDAQVTCIISEHCILPCAMEHGDDVVIHWYHAKNNDNPVHSYYQGRDRLEYQDTKYSGRTYLFTDLISSGNASLSLTDVKIQDQGRYKCYTSTKKGNDEQFVNVEVEAALTSVDLTAVNDILTCKSEDIYPAPTLAWSTDPPSQIQPEKAPETQENAQGLFSISSSVQRTSNNTYTCTITAGQTTRTSSRKQQSLLAEGGEDLTIPCSVPEANLKDFTLTWLFNGDTKVLTFDSRTSSKVYDRWEGHVKYTDNQSVIKLLKMNDQTFSGKYSCEVVTTKSRYFEQTDVLVQPKGSEATIAAVTIVITLCIIGTIIGIVIYRKVKRPPGAPAELHELKKGDQPESK; from the exons ATGTGCTATATGGCTGGGACATATGTGATCCTGGTTGTACTGCTCTCAATTCTGAAAACCACAGAAGGGAAAG TAGATGCTCAAGTCACCTGCATCATCTCTGAGCACTGCATCCTTCCCTGTGCCATGGAACATGGTGATGATGTGGTAATTCACTGGTACCATGCTAAAAACAATGACAATCCAGTTCATAGTTATTATCAAGGAAGAGACCGACTAGAATATCAGGACACAAAGTATAGCGGAAGGACATATTTATTTACAGACCTGATATCTTCTGGAAATGCATCACTCTCATTGACTGACGTCAAGATACAAGATCAGGGCAGGTACAAATGTTACACCAGCACCAAGAAGGGAAATGACGAGCAGTTTGTAAACGTAGAAGTGGAAG CTGCATTGACGTCAGTGGATTTAACAGCGGTCAATGACATACTGACATGCAAGTCGGAGGACATCTATCCTGCTCCCACCCTCGCCTGGTCTACTGACCCACCCTCACAGATACAGCCAGAGAAGGCACCTGAGACACAGGAAAATGCCCAGGGCTTGTTCTCAATATCCAGTAGTGTGCAGAGGACGTCCAACAACACTTATACCTGCACTATTACAGCAGGGCAGACCACCCGGACATCATCACGGAAACAGcaaa GCCTCCTTGCTGAGGGAGGTGAGGATCTGACCATTCCCTGCAGTGTCCCAGAGGCAAACCTCAAAGACTTCACACTCACCTGGCTCTTCAATGGGGACACAAAAGTCCTCACTTTCGACAGTCGcacgtcaagtaaagtgtacgACCGGTGGGAAGGCCATGTGAAGTACACAGACAATCAATCAGTAATCAAACTTCTCAAGATGAATGACCAAACTTTCAGTGGGAAATACAGCTGTGAAGTTGTTACGACCAAGTCCAGATACTTTGAACAAACAGACGTCCTTGTGCAGCCTAAAG GCTCTGAAGCTACTATCGCAGCTGTAACAATTGTGATAACATTATGCATAATAGGCACTATTATTGGTATTGTAATATACAGAAAAG TTAAGAGGCCACCTGGAGCTCCTGCAGAATTACATGAACTGAAAAAAGGTGATCAACCTGAGAGTAAATAG
- the hhla2b.1 gene encoding CD276 antigen homolog, with the protein MTPGFIWTLALLWTITQAEAKSQDVQVTCFYARDCILPCIFSPVGGEVVRWYRPGNSLILSSDRNDTQEQNYVGKVVLFEDQVALGNGSLLLQHCLPQDRGRYRCRVTGQQEAPETTVTVRVEAPMRSLTLETTRLSGYEEVLCSTRNVYPAPNLAWSTEPPTAKNALKHTTHKRETKGLYTLESKLRKLRGTSSLTYVCTVTAAYGAQTWRASLSETEVSNTEGGDLILPCRAPKDLHNFTLTWYFLPADHPLVILTYNSSTQWTAKEWADRAQLDGLRWKAGDGSLKLQNPQSSEHSGTYTCSFTAHQNTHVVHIRVNVTATRGEKAEREAEASSSWWIAAVVVAVLAIAMAAVVGILKLRADCSQSEKRMEEATMMHPIRDEKDAEISSENFHLAEHQSDGHT; encoded by the exons ATGACTCCAGGATTTATATGGACTTTGGCACTTTTGTGGACTATCACTCAGGCTGAGGCAAAGTCTCAAG atGTCCAGGTCACTTGTTTCTACGCCAGAGACTGCATCCTGCCATGCATCTTCTCTCCAGTGGGGGGCGAGGTGGTCCGCTGGTACCGTCCTGGTAACAGCCTCATCCTAAGCAGCGACCGAAATGATACCCAGGAGCAGAACTATGTTGGCAAGGTGGTCCTGTTCGAGGACCAAGTCGCCCTTGGTAAtggctccctcctcctccagcattGCCTGCCGCAGGACAGGGGGAGATACAGGTGTCGTGTGACTGGCCAGCAGGAGGCGCCAGAGACCACAGTCACTGTCAGAGTGGAGG CTCCTATGCGCTCTCTGACTCTGGAGACGACCAGGCTGAGCGGCTACGAGGAGGTGCTGTGCTCCACGCGTAACGTCTACCCCGCCCCGAACCTGGCCTGGTCAACGGAGCCGCCCACAGCCAAAAACGCACTGAAGCACACCACCCACAAAAGGGAGACCAAGGGCCTGTACACGCTGGAGAGCAAGCTGAGGAAACTGAGAGGGACGTCCAGCCTGACATACGTCTGCACCGTGACCGCTGCCTACGGCGCCCAGACATGGAGGGCCTCTCTGAGCGAAACAG AGGTCAGCAACACTGAGGGCGGTGACCTCATCCTCCCCTGCAGAGCCCCTAAAGACCTGCACAACTTTACCCTCACATGGTACTTCCTGCCCGCGGATCACCCCTTGGTCATCCTCACGTACAACAGCTCCACCCAGTGGACAGCCAAGGAATGGGCGGACCGAGCCCAGCTGGACGGGCTCAGATGGAAGGCTGGGGACGGATCTCTGAAGCTTCAGAACCCGCAGAGCTCAGAACACTCAGGAACCTACACCTGTTCCTTCACGGCCCACCAGAACACACATGTGGTCCACATCAGAGTAAATGTCACCGCCACTAGAG gcgagaaggcagagagagaggcagaggcatcGTCTTCTTGGTGGATAGCTGCTGTGGTTGTAGCTGTGCTAGCCATTGCAATGGCAGCTGTCGTTGGGATcctaaagctcagag CTGATTGTTCTCAGTCGgagaagaggatggaggaggctACTATGATGCACCCTATAAGAG ATGAAAAAGATGCTGAGATTTCGTCTGAGAACTTTCATTTGGCAGAGCACCAGAGTGATGGCCACACATAG
- the hhla2b.2 gene encoding CD276 antigen isoform X2, giving the protein MCYMAGTYVILVVLLSILKTTEGKDAQVTCIISEHCILPCAMEHGDDVVIHWYHAKNNDNPVHSYYQGRDRLEYQDTKYSGRTYLFTDLISSGNASLSLTDVKIQDQGRYKCYTSTKKGNDEQFVNVEVEAALTSVDLTAVNDILTCKSEDIYPAPTLAWSTDPPSQIQPEKAPETQENAQGLFSISSSVQRTSNNTYTCTITAGQTTRTSSRKQQSLLAEGGEDLTIPCSVPEANLKDFTLTWLFNGDTKVLTFDSRTSSKVYDRWEGHVKYTDNQSVIKLLKMNDQTFSGKYSCEVVTTKSRYFEQTDVLVQPKGSEATIAAVTIVITLCIIGTIIGIVIYRKVKRPPGAPAELHELKKGDQPESK; this is encoded by the exons ATGTGCTATATGGCTGGGACATATGTGATCCTGGTTGTACTGCTCTCAATTCTGAAAACCACAGAAGGGAAAG ATGCTCAAGTCACCTGCATCATCTCTGAGCACTGCATCCTTCCCTGTGCCATGGAACATGGTGATGATGTGGTAATTCACTGGTACCATGCTAAAAACAATGACAATCCAGTTCATAGTTATTATCAAGGAAGAGACCGACTAGAATATCAGGACACAAAGTATAGCGGAAGGACATATTTATTTACAGACCTGATATCTTCTGGAAATGCATCACTCTCATTGACTGACGTCAAGATACAAGATCAGGGCAGGTACAAATGTTACACCAGCACCAAGAAGGGAAATGACGAGCAGTTTGTAAACGTAGAAGTGGAAG CTGCATTGACGTCAGTGGATTTAACAGCGGTCAATGACATACTGACATGCAAGTCGGAGGACATCTATCCTGCTCCCACCCTCGCCTGGTCTACTGACCCACCCTCACAGATACAGCCAGAGAAGGCACCTGAGACACAGGAAAATGCCCAGGGCTTGTTCTCAATATCCAGTAGTGTGCAGAGGACGTCCAACAACACTTATACCTGCACTATTACAGCAGGGCAGACCACCCGGACATCATCACGGAAACAGcaaa GCCTCCTTGCTGAGGGAGGTGAGGATCTGACCATTCCCTGCAGTGTCCCAGAGGCAAACCTCAAAGACTTCACACTCACCTGGCTCTTCAATGGGGACACAAAAGTCCTCACTTTCGACAGTCGcacgtcaagtaaagtgtacgACCGGTGGGAAGGCCATGTGAAGTACACAGACAATCAATCAGTAATCAAACTTCTCAAGATGAATGACCAAACTTTCAGTGGGAAATACAGCTGTGAAGTTGTTACGACCAAGTCCAGATACTTTGAACAAACAGACGTCCTTGTGCAGCCTAAAG GCTCTGAAGCTACTATCGCAGCTGTAACAATTGTGATAACATTATGCATAATAGGCACTATTATTGGTATTGTAATATACAGAAAAG TTAAGAGGCCACCTGGAGCTCCTGCAGAATTACATGAACTGAAAAAAGGTGATCAACCTGAGAGTAAATAG